In Halorhabdus tiamatea SARL4B, a genomic segment contains:
- a CDS encoding phytoene desaturase family protein encodes MTPTTDADVTIVGGGFGGLSAACHLADAGVDVTLLEKNDQVGGRASRLERDGFVFDMGPSWYLMPEVFERFFSHFGHEPEDYYELERLDPHYKIFFKDSEARSASERSSGQRPQKGVDEVDISADRNENRELFESYETGAGEAFDDYLATSQRHYETSMENFVYEYRPTWRDWIDPSLLKTGTLGLKLLGSMQGHVEDYFENEKLQQIVQYTLVFLGGSPKNTPAIYNMMSHADFNLGVYYPQPADGGPGGIGAVVDAVVDLADELGVTIETDTEVTEITRRKEGFLVETADGDQRRPDVVVANADYAHAEGDLMPAHERQYDAEYWDDRTYAPSAFLLYLGVEGEVPELAHHTLVLPTDWNEYFDDIFEDPAWPEDPSYYLCVPSKTDDDVAPEGHTNLFALVPIATELDDPQETRDRYRDKILADIAENTGVELEDRIVVEEQFSISEFANRYNATKGTAMGLAHTLRQTAMFRPPIESSAVEDLYFTGGYTTPGVGVPMTLISGEHAAEAVLSNSR; translated from the coding sequence ATGACTCCCACAACGGACGCCGACGTGACGATCGTCGGCGGGGGCTTCGGCGGGCTCTCGGCCGCCTGCCACCTCGCCGACGCCGGCGTAGACGTGACCCTCCTCGAGAAGAACGACCAGGTCGGCGGGCGGGCCAGCCGCCTCGAACGTGACGGGTTCGTCTTCGACATGGGACCGTCGTGGTATCTCATGCCCGAAGTCTTCGAACGGTTCTTTTCCCATTTCGGTCACGAACCCGAGGACTATTACGAACTCGAACGGCTCGACCCCCACTACAAGATCTTCTTCAAGGACAGCGAGGCGCGAAGCGCCTCGGAACGTTCGAGCGGACAGCGTCCACAAAAAGGCGTCGACGAAGTGGACATCAGCGCCGACCGCAACGAGAACCGCGAACTCTTCGAGTCCTACGAGACGGGCGCGGGCGAGGCCTTCGACGACTACCTCGCGACGAGCCAGCGCCACTACGAGACGTCGATGGAGAACTTCGTCTACGAGTATCGCCCGACCTGGCGGGACTGGATCGACCCGTCGCTGCTGAAGACGGGCACGCTCGGGCTGAAGTTACTCGGCTCGATGCAGGGCCACGTCGAGGACTATTTCGAGAACGAGAAACTCCAGCAGATCGTCCAGTACACGCTCGTCTTCCTCGGTGGCTCGCCGAAGAACACGCCCGCGATCTACAACATGATGAGTCACGCCGACTTCAACCTCGGCGTCTACTACCCCCAGCCAGCCGATGGCGGGCCGGGCGGAATCGGGGCCGTCGTCGACGCGGTCGTCGACCTCGCCGACGAATTGGGCGTCACCATCGAGACTGACACCGAAGTCACGGAGATCACCCGCCGCAAAGAAGGGTTCCTCGTGGAGACGGCCGACGGCGACCAGCGCCGGCCCGACGTCGTCGTCGCCAACGCCGACTACGCCCACGCCGAAGGCGACCTCATGCCCGCCCACGAGCGCCAGTACGACGCCGAGTACTGGGACGACCGGACCTACGCGCCCTCCGCGTTCTTGCTGTATCTCGGCGTCGAGGGCGAGGTGCCCGAACTCGCCCATCACACGCTGGTCCTCCCGACCGACTGGAACGAATACTTCGACGACATCTTCGAGGATCCGGCCTGGCCCGAAGACCCGTCCTACTACCTCTGTGTTCCCTCGAAGACCGACGACGACGTCGCGCCCGAAGGGCACACAAACCTCTTTGCGCTGGTCCCGATCGCCACCGAACTCGACGACCCACAGGAGACGCGGGACCGCTATCGCGACAAGATACTCGCGGACATCGCCGAGAACACCGGCGTCGAGCTGGAGGACCGGATCGTCGTCGAGGAACAGTTCTCCATCTCGGAGTTCGCCAACCGGTACAACGCCACGAAGGGCACGGCGATGGGGCTGGCCCACACGCTTCGCCAGACGGCGATGTTCCGGCCGCCGATCGAGTCTTCGGCGGTCGAGGACCTGTACTTTACCGGCGGGTACACGACGCCAGGCGTCGGCGTCCCGATGACGTTGATTAGCGGCGAACACGCAGCCGAGGCAGTGCTTTCGAACAGTCGATGA
- a CDS encoding prenyltransferase, translating into MTATELRRGRRSSLLDGLRYLLVLSRPRFWLYLAGPVVVGVVYAAGSTAELITPLSVALFAYFLVPANVFLYGVNDVFDAEIDTENPKKSEGPEVRFSGERWVLAAVIVAGLLAVPFALVVGPAGQVTLGAFLVLAVEYSAPPLRFKTTPGLDSLSNGLYVLPGVLAFTAVAGELPPAPAIVGGWLWTMAMHTFSAIPDIEPDRQAGIATTATVLGQRRTYAYCGVVWALAAGGFALVHPLLGAVLAVYPLLQVAIAVSGVDVDRAYWWYPAINTVVGMALTMGYLWRLMYGG; encoded by the coding sequence ATGACGGCGACGGAGTTACGGCGCGGGCGGCGTTCGAGCCTGCTCGATGGCCTGCGGTACCTGCTGGTCCTCTCGCGCCCCCGCTTCTGGCTGTATCTCGCTGGGCCGGTAGTCGTGGGCGTCGTATACGCCGCCGGTTCGACGGCCGAGTTGATCACGCCGCTGTCGGTCGCGCTATTCGCGTACTTCCTCGTTCCCGCGAACGTCTTCCTCTACGGCGTCAACGACGTCTTCGACGCCGAGATCGACACCGAGAATCCCAAGAAATCGGAGGGGCCGGAAGTCCGATTTTCCGGCGAGCGGTGGGTCCTGGCCGCAGTGATCGTCGCTGGCCTGCTCGCAGTTCCCTTCGCGCTGGTCGTCGGTCCTGCCGGGCAGGTTACGCTCGGGGCCTTTCTCGTTCTCGCCGTCGAGTACAGCGCGCCGCCGCTGCGGTTCAAGACCACACCCGGCCTCGACTCGCTGTCGAACGGCCTGTACGTCCTGCCGGGCGTCTTGGCATTCACTGCCGTTGCGGGCGAGCTCCCGCCGGCCCCGGCGATCGTCGGCGGGTGGCTCTGGACGATGGCGATGCACACGTTCTCGGCGATCCCCGACATCGAACCCGATCGCCAGGCCGGAATCGCCACGACGGCGACCGTCCTCGGTCAGCGTCGGACGTACGCCTACTGCGGGGTCGTGTGGGCACTCGCTGCCGGTGGGTTTGCCCTGGTCCACCCGCTTCTGGGCGCTGTCCTGGCAGTCTACCCGCTCTTGCAGGTTGCCATTGCCGTCTCGGGGGTCGACGTCGATCGCGCGTACTGGTGGTACCCGGCGATCAACACGGTCGTCGGCATGGCGCTGACGATGGGCTACCTCTGGAGGCTGATGTACGGTGGCTGA